The candidate division KSB1 bacterium genome has a segment encoding these proteins:
- a CDS encoding MFS transporter has product MNQSDSTAYGPSAALRWSVLVLISLTMFANYYFFDALSPLKKLLQEKLLWTSTDYGFFNSAYSISNVFLFMAVIGGIILDKLGIRLTGILFTSFMVLGAALTAYGADDAFLSGGPGFHLISSIFPSMSPSLKMMSLGFFLFGLGAETSAIVFTKAIVKWFSGKELALAMGMNLAFGRLGQAAAMIISPRLAETETRWTAAIWFGALLLALGLGCFLIYTWFDRRFDRLHRQLTAEDESEKFRLADLKTLITDRSFIYITLLCVTFYSAVFPFVKYAPDLLVNKFGLTAEKAGMIVSILPFGTILFTPLFGTITDRIGKSATLMIYGSVLLVAVHLTFALTSINPYVPIFFLGVAFSLIPAAMWPSVTKLVPQSRLGSAYGVMFSVQNLGLWAFPYLIGRVLDLSNKQVTPEAIRNGTAVYDYTNPLLLLVCVGALGVLFAFLLKKEDKTSGYGLEQPNRKA; this is encoded by the coding sequence ATGAACCAATCTGACTCCACTGCCTACGGCCCCTCCGCAGCGCTGCGCTGGTCGGTCTTGGTCTTAATTAGCCTAACCATGTTTGCCAATTATTACTTTTTCGACGCCCTTTCGCCCCTCAAAAAACTGCTGCAGGAAAAGCTGCTGTGGACTTCAACGGATTACGGCTTTTTCAACTCGGCTTACAGCATCAGCAACGTGTTCTTGTTCATGGCGGTCATTGGCGGGATCATTCTGGACAAGCTCGGCATTCGCCTAACCGGAATCCTGTTTACATCGTTTATGGTTCTCGGCGCTGCGTTGACCGCCTACGGCGCCGATGACGCTTTTCTCTCCGGCGGTCCCGGTTTTCACTTGATTTCCTCGATTTTTCCGTCGATGTCACCCTCACTGAAAATGATGTCCCTCGGCTTCTTTCTTTTCGGCCTCGGCGCCGAAACGAGCGCCATCGTCTTTACCAAAGCCATCGTCAAATGGTTCAGCGGCAAAGAGTTAGCCCTGGCCATGGGCATGAATCTCGCCTTCGGCAGATTGGGTCAAGCGGCGGCAATGATCATCTCCCCCCGTTTGGCCGAAACCGAGACCCGCTGGACAGCGGCCATTTGGTTCGGCGCCCTGCTCTTGGCGCTCGGTCTGGGCTGTTTTCTCATTTACACCTGGTTCGACCGCCGCTTCGATCGGCTACACCGGCAGCTCACAGCCGAAGATGAGAGTGAAAAATTCCGCCTGGCCGATCTCAAAACCTTGATTACCGATCGCTCTTTCATCTACATTACTCTGCTTTGTGTGACTTTCTACAGCGCCGTATTTCCGTTCGTAAAATATGCGCCGGATCTTTTGGTCAATAAGTTCGGCCTAACGGCGGAAAAAGCCGGCATGATCGTTTCCATTCTGCCGTTCGGCACCATCCTCTTTACGCCGTTGTTCGGCACAATTACCGACCGCATCGGCAAAAGCGCAACTCTAATGATCTACGGTTCCGTGCTCCTCGTCGCCGTACATCTCACCTTTGCGCTGACATCGATCAATCCCTATGTGCCCATCTTTTTTCTCGGCGTCGCCTTTTCGCTCATTCCGGCTGCGATGTGGCCTTCGGTCACCAAGCTGGTGCCGCAAAGCCGCCTCGGCTCGGCCTATGGAGTCATGTTTTCAGTACAGAATCTGGGATTGTGGGCGTTCCCGTACTTGATCGGTCGAGTGCTGGATCTTTCCAATAAACAGGTAACGCCGGAAGCCATCCGCAACGGCACGGCAGTGTATGACTATACCAATCCGCTGCTGCTGCTGGTCTGCGTCGGTGCATTAGGAGTGCTCTTTGCTTTTCTTTTGAAAAAAGAGGACAAGACTTCAGGCTACGGACTTGAGCAACCGAACAGGAAGGCCTAA